Genomic segment of Paenibacillaceae bacterium GAS479:
GTTCACTCACTTTCCAATTTATGATCTAAAAAGGCTGTCAAATAAGCGGCAAGCCGCTTGCGGATTACTTGTTCCTTGCCGGTGGCAAGGGTATCGATCATCGCTTGGTCAAGCAGCGTTGCGCTAATCTCGCTCAGCACCTCAAGGCTTTCGCGATTCAGCGTTCGCGGCGCCAACATAAGCAGGAATCGCTTGAGATAAGTCCCATCGTCAGTATCATGGGCATCGTTCTCTTCCATATCAAGCGGCTGCTCCAGCTCGAAAAGCATTAACACAGGCTGAGTCACCAGCTCGCTCCGTGTATGAAAAAGGGCCAAATCCGTGCCGGGAATAAGCTGTGTTCCTTGCATTTCCCGCTGGATAAGCTGCATCGCGATGACGGAAGGGTCCAGCACCGCTTCACGAAGCTCCTGACGACTGCATGCCACAAGAAGCAGAGTTTCCAGACTTTCCTCGGCAGCAGGAAGTTTGATGACGCGGAAACGATCCAGCAGATTGACGCTTTGTTGCACGGCGCGGCCCAGTGAATGCAGTGCTTCCGTCCCTCCCGTGTGGGACGGCTGGGACGTTTGGGATGCTTGAGCTGGCGCAACGCGCTCAGCTTCGCTGCCGGAAGCTGCATCTGCTTCCGGCAGGACCGCCCGCTTATGCAGCCGGGCAGACTCCGGCTCCAAAGCCGGTTCTGGCAAGGGAACTAGACGTTCTCCTTGCAGCGCACTGCGGTCGGAGTCAGCGGAACGGTCCCGCATGAACTCGCGCAGACGATCCGCCTCCGCTGGCGACAGCAGCGGACTCAGCTTGATGTATTGCCCCTGCGGAAGCGGCAAATCCACCGTGCTGATGATCAAATCATAAGAGCTTGCCGGAATTCGGCTCGCCTCATACCAGGAAGCTTGTTGCACCATTTTCAGATGAGGAAACTCCTTGCCAAGCCGCATCGCCAGCATCTTGGAGGAACCGATTCCGCTCGTACATACGATAATTGCACGCAAATCCTGGCGCACCTGGCGCTGTCGCTCACAGCTGGAGCCAAAATGCATGACGAGGAAAGCTACCTCTTCCTCCGGCACTCGCGGTCCGGGAAGGACCGCATCGCAGACGCTTCTAACTTGGGCGAACAGCTCTGCGTAATCCTTGCGAACCGCATCCAACAGCGGATTGCGAATGCGCTGACCAGCGCCGATCCGCTCCAAGGCCGGTTTCAAATGAGCATAGAGACCGTCGCGCAAGGAGCGGTCACTACTGTAATGGGAGTCTCCGAATGCCTCCATTTTGAGAATTAATTGCTGGACAATAGCGGCAAGCTCCAAATCCTCCGCCGGAAGCGCTCCAGTAGAGCGCTCGGCCGCCTTGTCAAGCAAATAACTCGCATAACGCCGCTCGGCTGTTGAGTAGACAAGCTTTGTCTCCTGCTCCAGAAGCAGGCATAACATGTCGGCTGCGGTAGAGGGCAAGCGGTTCACGGCCAAAGCCTGAAGACTAGCCAGATCGGAGCTCCCTTTTCTTGAAGTCAACGTCAGCAGCTCAGCCTCTGTCACAGCATGGCCAAGCCCGATTCGCTGCGCTGCGACCGAAAGTCTAAGCAGCAGATCGGTGTATGCCTCTTCGCTCAGCGGAGTC
This window contains:
- a CDS encoding mannitol operon transcriptional antiterminator codes for the protein MELTHRMRQILDLLLRSPYEITVAEIARRIGVSSRTVHRELDSVESYLHRNGILLRRKAGSGLGLEGEPEKLEQMRSQLQAPDEAELSADERQIYLLGRLLGSRDPVKLFTLANEMKVTVSTVSTDLDELTEWIGKQGLLLIRRRGYGVEITGPEPAMREAIRALLRLRLDDLSLIAIEEGRFRHPVDARVASLAGTERIPALEEVLWQWEEEQHKTPLSEEAYTDLLLRLSVAAQRIGLGHAVTEAELLTLTSRKGSSDLASLQALAVNRLPSTAADMLCLLLEQETKLVYSTAERRYASYLLDKAAERSTGALPAEDLELAAIVQQLILKMEAFGDSHYSSDRSLRDGLYAHLKPALERIGAGQRIRNPLLDAVRKDYAELFAQVRSVCDAVLPGPRVPEEEVAFLVMHFGSSCERQRQVRQDLRAIIVCTSGIGSSKMLAMRLGKEFPHLKMVQQASWYEASRIPASSYDLIISTVDLPLPQGQYIKLSPLLSPAEADRLREFMRDRSADSDRSALQGERLVPLPEPALEPESARLHKRAVLPEADAASGSEAERVAPAQASQTSQPSHTGGTEALHSLGRAVQQSVNLLDRFRVIKLPAAEESLETLLLVACSRQELREAVLDPSVIAMQLIQREMQGTQLIPGTDLALFHTRSELVTQPVLMLFELEQPLDMEENDAHDTDDGTYLKRFLLMLAPRTLNRESLEVLSEISATLLDQAMIDTLATGKEQVIRKRLAAYLTAFLDHKLESE